CATGCGAACAGATGCTAACCTGATTTTTTTCTACTGTTTACTGTAGGTGCATCATCCCTATGTGAGGAAACTCTTGTTAATATGGCGGCGATGAGGTAAACAGGAAGTGATGGAGTGGCAGACCCACAGGGGATAACCACATGAGGGGTGACAGACCACTGACATCAGCCCTTGTTCTCTTTCTCGCTCCCTCACTTACTcactccacccccccccccccccccaaccaacACACACTCATTTCCAGGAAGGGGTCATTAAATGTGAGAGAAAAAAACGAATCCAGTCATGGCTTTAAAATGGAGTATCTTCTCATAGAGATGCAATCATTCCTAACGGGTCTGAGTCAGGCTGCAGATCTCACAGGAGAACAGCACAATGAAGCTTTTAATTCCTCCATTAAGGAGACAAAAtacatcattttattattaaagcatgGTTTGGAGGGGAAAAAAGCAGCTCCCTTAAGTGGTAGCAGGGTTCATCTTAAACTGACCAATAAACCAAGAAAATTATCCACTTTTCGTTCTCTTCAACATACACTTATAAAACTACAGCAGTGGATCTAACATCCGTACAGTAGTTAAATGTTCACATTTAACAGTCGTAATTGACATTTTCCCTCGCTCCCTTCAGCAATGATATATCAAAGAGTGCATCAGCCGCCGGAGGAGGAGAGAAAACATAAGGAGGATTAATAAAGGGGGGGAGGAAAATAGATTGACCGTTCACCAAGACCAGTAAAATAGGATCTGTCAAGCAACCCTGAAACATCCAtcctgtggagaaaaaaaaaagacagaggtaCATTTTCATGGATGGAAGGAAAAACAGAGGACAAGCCCGTGCAGCTGATCAATTTCCCTAGATTAGCTTTCAGCGGCTGTGCCTGCTTCCATTTATAaagataatattatttaataacccTTTTGGGTGACTATTTAAATGATCATACTGCCTACAGTGCAAGGCGCTAATGGAAATATTTAACATAAACCCCCTTTAAAAAATGACGCCTTAAACAACAGTTGTAAGAATTATTCTGAAATTAAAGGAGTGTGCATAAATGATTCTCCCTGGCCTTGACGTGCTGTTCTCAATTACATTTTGCTCAACTGGAACGATGCTAGCACGGTGCTTTATCGCACATATATATGCGCTGTTACAAATGTCATATGGAAGCTATTTATGGCCACGAGCATTGGTGCCAAGGGCATAGAAAACAGGGATGTTATTGAATAAATTCAGCAGTGCAACGATAGATTAGGTAGAGCCCTGCCTTCGTTAAGTTCCACCTGAAAAATGATAGCTTGGCTTTTGTTGTGCGCCTTCAAAGACAGACATCTGAAAATCTGAAATGAAGAGACAAAGCTATAAGCATTCCTTGGTCTTATTCACCTTCAACTTCTTTTTAATGATCTCATTTCATAACACCTTCCTGCGGACCTCCCCTTTCCTGTCTGGCTAACGCCAAATTGCATAATGCCAACTGAACACTTGCATTTGTTCTCCCTTACCCTTCTCAGGAAATCTATTTAAATTGTCACGCCAACTGTCAGTCCGTATCAGACCTTGATTTATGCAAAAACAACGTCTGCTTTAATTAGTCATTTCGCCTCACTGCTGTCTGTGCTCTAGGCGGCGAGCTGGGTCAGACATTCGGAGGAACCTCCTTTTTGTATGATCAAAACTAGGCCATCAGCAACACCGTGATAATAGCCATGTCTCAACACCCCAGGaacatgtgagagtgtgtgttcgAGTGTGTTTTTATCCCCCATGAGCCATCCATCTCCACTCAGCAGGGTGGTTTTGGGTGGAGCACGGATAATCACAGCAGTCACTATACACCTGGAGGACTGGAAAATAATAAACAACTAACAGGTAGTTTTTCCTGTCAGCTCTCTATACTTTCCCAGGCACttgagaaacagagagaaaaaaggaaaaggagGAATGTTTACACAGCAATATAACATTAATCAAAAGAGAATTAGCAAGAAGGCACCACATTATGCACTTGTATGTACGGGTTTAGTGTCCGTGATCTTCAAAAATGAAAGTACACTACACCATGTGTTTTTGCCCGTTTTGGATTGCGACACTTCTTGATTATCCCAATTGCAATCACATAGAGCAAACAAAAGTAGCTGAAACCTCGTGCTGATTTCAGATGGAAAATTCACCGAACAGATGCTCAGAAGAGAGCGACTCTCTTGTCAGATGTTGGGGAAGTGTGCGTGTGAGGAACGACAATCACATGAATGGGAGGGCAGACAAACATATTCTCACAACAATTTCTATTTTGGGGTCTGTGCGCTGCTTTGCTGACTGAAGTGGCATTGTGTCCTTTGTGAAAGCATGGCCCTCTGAGGTGCGTTCATGTGTTGTGAACCTCGGCCAGGGGAAAAAAAAGCAAGAGGCTGATGGAGACCAGGGGAAGGCGTGGGAAAGCGACTAGAGAACTAGTGAACGGAGGCCGGTGGAAAAGCCAAGCGATCTGCAGGCATTCCTTTGTGATTACACATCTGAGGAGAAAGAGGCCAGACATTCTTTCAGCCATGTCTGAAGCTGCTGACTTCTAccctgttgtttttttcttatctgtAAAAAGAAAGGAACTCAGCTGTGACCATTTTATTTGGTGAATGCAGTCTGTGTTTCCTAATTCAGAAGCATGACGTGGCCTGTATCAGCCCCTTTCAACTTTTACAACTTAAAGTACCAAAAAAATCAAGCAGAGAGTGGAAGCTCATGTCTTTGCTCTCAAAAAAGATACAAGATATTTAACGCCGGGCACCCATGTTCAGTGCTTCCTTCCTCTTTCGCAAACATAAACCTTAGAAGTATTCCTTAATCCAGTCATCCACTGGTGGGAGGCCGAACATGACAGCAGACGGACAAGGCAAACACTGGTGGGGGTGGTGCTTGTGCTCCGGCTTTGTTCTGATGGTGACCTCTTCATTATAGGGGCTTTGTCACCATGTAAGGATTAAGAGTGAAAGAGAGCTCTTCCTCTATCACACAGTTAAAATCTGTCTCCTAATAAAATGTTCTTCCATATGTGCACATCAGGGCATGAGGCAGGAATCTTTACTATTTGAAATTTTAAAGATGTTTCCTCTCATCGTACTCTTTAAAAATGGATTTGAGTACACAGTGGTGGACTTCTGTAAAGTAAACCAGTTATTAAATAAAGTACTTCTTAAGTAGCTTATCTCTGGCTATGATCAATGACCCAATTATAAAGAATTCATTTAATATTCTCAAGAAATTAAGTCAAAAGGCAtgctgtttaattaatttaactgttCAGTCAAAAAATTGGATGCAATTGAAAACGCATTTTGTATCAGCTATCAGTCCTCCTAGACTCAGAAATTGATTTTTCCCCCTTCTAAGCTTGTGTGCATAATGACAAATTGTTTGCTTCAGTTAATCAAATAGCAATATGAATATAGTTAGTGTATCTTAAGACATTATAGCTTGTAAAGCAACATTTTTGTTTGCATTGTTCTCATTAATGTCTTATTATCACACTTGCAATATTTTAATTACCACTGTGACAGAATAAATGCCATGTGGCTGTGAGCAAACACAAGTGAAACGGTGCAGTTATTACTGTATCAGATGCATTATGCCTCCCTCTACTGGACAATTAAACAAACTCTTTAACAAATGCCATTGTGTTCAGTTTAATTGTtcggtttaatttatttgtatttacattgaACGACACTAgaaaaattactattatttactATAATTTATTTCACACTACTGCCTTTGTATGCCACCTGCATTTTTAAGTTTTACAACATAACTTTAATTGTTCAGTGACCAACATTATATAACACTATGACGGACAactaacagaaaaagaaaaaagtcaaaacCCCAAGTGTAAACACACAAGTACACTTGTAGACAAAATTCTGAATAGAGTgtataaacaatttaaataataaagcatacaaatatttaaagtCTTGGTGTTGTAATTTCTAATTAACAAGTCTCTTATACTGTCAATGTTCTGCCTCGTTTCACTCACTAAGTATTTTCAGTTGTGTATAAGTACATTTAAACTATACTTTATAtacatgcaattaaaaaaaatttgaataaaaattaatttataaaatcttTCCGGGACTCAGGTATAGACTTTTGGACATCAGGAACAACATTATGTTAATTAGGCATTTTGGGGAAACACAAGTCAATAGGGAAAGAAATTTGGCTAAAAATAGTCTGAAACATAAAAACTTACTGGTGAATGaaagataaaacattgtttttgcctATACATGTCTTttcatgtctattttttttttaaatccttgcgTCCTCTACAAAGGACATAGAATACAATATGAATaaagtattcattcattcattttttgcatttctttcttaTGCCCCAAtcaattcataataaataataataatacattttacaaaacttTATTTCTGTTTCTCAGGAAGATATATTTAATTCGTTTTATTAATAGtgcattttttttcaaattataaaaaGAATAGACCTAATTTAATTATgggctatattttttttaatcttcctcAAGATCAAAGATCAGATTTCTGTATATACCAATGGAGGTGGTAGAGAGGCACTCtaattttattttggattttaCAACCTAACCCATGTATCATTTACATGCAGCATGTCAATGTTCAAGAGAAAAGAGGGCGGGACGTATTTCGCTACTCTGTCGTTCACTGGCCGGGGCAGCTGACACTCAGCCGCCGTGAACAAAGTAGGCGTTTCCTGCGGGTCTCCGCTTACACTTTAAACCACGTGACCCTCCCTATATCAACACACGGACGCCATTAATATTAAAGGCAGAGAGACGGAAAATCAGAGGTGAGTTCACACGGAAGTAATGCCAATCGGAGCGTTTTAATACACTGAAATTCCTGCGTTTTAACGGGTATCGATTGCTAAGTGTAAGTTAAATATAAACGCTTGCGGTTTAATTGCATTCGATTACCCAGCGAGTCGTATTCTTGTTGTAGTTACGAAGTGTCCTTGCTAACAAAAACAAGGCCTAACGTTAGACATCTGGCAGAGTGCTGGTTTATTAATGCGACTGACTCCTGGGATCACATGCAACCCAGAGCGTCTAGTTTAACGGGTCAGTGGCGCATGTCATGATCATGTCCTTTTATTAATTGAATGCACTGACTTAAATCTGtttgatttatttgagcaaaagcGTTTGTGCGGTATAAATATTCCGTGTTAACCTCTTCTGCgagtcatttgtttttttctaatgcGCCTGGAACCCGAGAGCTGTGCTGAGCTAATGCAAATCACTGGCAGCTCACCTTTTTGATATGCATCAGCTGTGGTTTACAATCAGAATTATGCTGTTTGTCCTGTCAAGTTCATGCAAGTGCACCAAACAGGTCTTAAACATTGTGGTCTGGAAACAGGAGAGATATTTAAATAGGTCGTTGTTGGTATTTAAAAATTTGGTCCTAAATATCTAAATCAGACTTGCACCCGTTGACATTTAAAATTCTTTGTTCAAACTGATGCACAGGAAATCAAGGAAGAGCACATATGTGCTGAAGTGTGCTCAACACTTTTAGAAACCTCAAAATGAGGAAACCGCGTgaaagcattcatttaaaatggcTCTTCATTTTATTAATGTACTGATTTGTGTGATTTTTGTTGAGTGTACAATCCTTGGGTTTAACAAGATGTGCCTGCACTGGTTGCATAATCCGCAAACAAAGCCACAAGGTTTCACATGGGTGTTTTTGTTCTGCCTCTCCTTGCATACACGCCCTGAAGTTAATGTATTTCTCATTCTGCTTGTCATTCACCTTTAGTACCTTTACTAGTGTTGATCTATGAAAAATACTTTGAAAAGAAATGAATGCGGAACAGTCATTTATTTCCTCACTGTCATGTCTTTCGAAACCCCGTATGAGTTTCTTGTTTACGTCAAACAGAAATGGAGAAGTTCACCAGACTGTCATAGCCTTAGCATATAGTGGCGACTGCAAATTTGGGCAAATCTGCAAATCATATAGCTCTTGAATACTTGGAATATAATGCAGACGTTGTTAGACTgtgtgcttttttgttgttgttgtcagtaTTAGTGTATGGAAGAGCGCAGCACAGACATTCAGAAGATAGTTTTAAATGATGCAAGAGCTGTTCCAAGCTGCGTCATATGAAATGATGCACAAAATAGTCACTTTAGCTGTCTAAAAGCTTTGAGGCCTACTATATATTCTAAATGAGTATGCATTTCAAGTACAGGCTTAAGCTTGCAGTAGCCCCTCTCTCAGTTGCTCTTTTTCTGCCTGACACCTGACAGAAGCACTGCTTTCGTGCCTTCAGGTTAAGTTTAGCAGTGTTTGCACTTGGCAAATGTGATTTGGAAAAAGCCTGACATAGAGCAGAGAGCTTTCATTGCAGGAAGGTGCTATTTTGATACTTTACTGTAGAGGGGTGGGTATTTATAGAGGACTTGATGAAGGGTGCAGCAGAAAGATGTGTACGTTTAAGAATGGGGGGGGTAAGGTGACCCATACTGTCTTGTGTGTTTAAGAAAGCAACTGCTCCAAAGCCTTTTTCCTCAGGGTTACAGATAATTGGTTATGTCAGGCATGTTTGAACTTTTGTTTACATTActttgtgctctctctctctgtgtgtgtgtgtgtgtgttgatcaatGTCTAGACGTAAATAAAAGCCTAACTTAAAATCTGTTCCTCAAATAATAAAGAGATTAAACTGTGCTTGTATGGTTTACTCTTACGAGGCTGGgagaatataaaaaatttattaaaatatttccaaGGTGGACTTAAGGCTTACTGGCTTTGGTAGCAACATGatagttagtaaatgatgacaggatgttcatttttgcgtgaactaaacctttaataaTGTGCTAATAGTTCTTTAATGTGTAATTATGATGAATGGAGTCTGAAGCATTAAGAAAGTAAGtcagacaggtttggaacaatgcgAATGTGAGTACATGACTGAATGTTtccttttttggtgaactattcctctaaAACCCATCACACTGCTGGAGGCAACTTGTAATGCTTGACAGTTTATAGAAGAACATGACATAAAGACACGCCTGAAACATCTCCTTACCAAACCTGTTTTTAAGTGGGATTTAGCGGGGACTGCTGTCATGGATGTGCGGCTGTAAtggtgtgtctctctgtctctcagggTGCAGTTTAGAGATGGATTCGAAATCTCGTCGGTTTCCGTTTGCTGTCTCCAGCTCTTCCTCGCTGTCATCGCCGTCCTCGCTCTCCTCCTCATCTTCAGCGCTCAGTGCGAGCCGACTGTATGGCAGAGGGAGCGTATTGGGAAGAGATCGCTTTAGCAGAGAAGCTTCTGTCAAATTAGACTCCGACTATCAGGTATTACATTGACACATTCATTTCTGTATTGTCTGCGTTCACATCCACGAGTAGTGCAGCTTAAGTCTCTCAGTAGAGGACTGCCATCTCTTCTGAATCATCAGTCCCTTCTGCTAAACCAGTCACCCAGAAATCCATATTTTTCCCCTGCATAACCTAGCACTGTTAAAGCAGTGTTTCAGGTTCAGTACCGGTTGTATAGTTCTATCTGTGATATGATGTTGATAACCACAGAAAATATATTTGACTCTTCCTTTTAGATTGAATTGAAGTCTATGGGACGATGATATGTTCCACAAGTTGATTATGCCTCAGAGACCTAAGCGTTGATATTCATGTTACCCCCCCCCCCGTCCTTAAAAATGTCTCTATGAagccattatttataaaaaattgttttgtttgcacaaaatCTGTATACACAACATGGAAAAGTTTTGTATTCACAACAATTCAATGCatgcatacacgcacacacacacacacacacacacacacacacacacacacacacacacacacacacacacacacacacacacacgtatattctACCAGTAAGGATGCAGTCATGAAATAATGAATACTGTAATTTTTATATcaaacatattaaaaatgtaatgtgttgttgggtttttttttgcccaacatcagggttgccaggtttgtgTGGAAAAAAAGCAAGATGGTCAATCAAAAAACTAGCCAAATATCATCTCAAAATATACTGCTCTTATATATTTTACTATCACTTATGCATTataatttcaacatgaaaatcagtaTAAAGTAGTGATCAAAGAAAGTTTTTATAAAGGTCTTATAGTTTATGAAATGCCAAACCTTTAATCTACAGCAACAGTTTttgctatgcatttttttttagttgtatagaaatagaaatgttaaataacgAATTGTAATTTCAGACTGTTAGCTACTGTTGTATGTAGTTTTTCACATTTAGTGAAAATTAGTTATTAAATTGCTTTATGCAGTCATAACAGTTCTGTTATGCTGGGTCTGTAAGGGTTatcaataataaatgttaatatatatttttcttgttgttattaacaaatataatagtgaatagtttttgcttttttggtGGGTCTGTCTGATATATACCAAAgtatagggatgtcccgatccgATCCACAACATCGGTATTGTGTAGATACTGGCAAAAAATGCTAGAtcggaggggagaaaaaaaatttgATCTGATACCTATGTCCGATACCTATCCAACACAAACCATGGGAAAATCTATCTTAAACCGTCGCCTAAATGCTTGAATATTAGCATTTCCCTTGCTGTGACATCCAGTTCAGCACACAGCCTGTCACGTGATAACAGTAGCCAGTTATAGTCGCATGAGTATGAGAGTTAAAGTGCTCTTGTGGTCCGGTCTGCCCTCGGTCGGCGATTTCTTCCGAGGGAAGGGGTGTGCAATATGAAtatttttgatcgtggacgataaaaatgtctccacgatctgcttttgaagaaatatcctTGTATTATGCTGAAGCGTACATTCTATCCACGGAATGCATATACTGCGACAGCCAACATATCCAGTAACTTACGTACCACCGCTCGCACATGGAGTATGCAGcagggcaccatcccagttgctaaaaaaaaacactttcgttttatatgtatattaacgTATACGTAAACCCTCGCTCTCACCTCATGTTTGTGGCTGTCTGAAAATGATCATAACTGATGGACAACTTTGCCTGGGAAAAGACAACAGTAGTCCGGCGCCGAGATAAGAAAAAGCCAAAGATGAGGCCCGTGCATCACTTTTAGGTACTTTTATAATCCTGTTAATCTTTTTTggattttgataacattaagttaATAACGTGTTTTAATGTCGCATCTGCCTCAATATCCTCTTAGAGTTTCAATGTTccgtttaattaattaaattcaaatatccacttaatctttcattttttgccACCTTTTTGCGATTAGAAATGCTAGCCTCtgtaatttcttcaacaaaaacgtggacatcacaacccttacaaaaaacgAATCCTTggttttattgaagtaaaattttCTTGCGTGTCATTTCTGAACGCTTGAGACTGTAAAATCAAACAGAAAACTGTATTAGTAAAATCATCaggtacaattgtaatttgtaaagttgtatttttacttgttcattcaatttttttGAATGCTATTGCTAAATAATATTGTACCTgcaaaacactgtttatttttattagtgtattatgtgtatttgtaatgtgtatcttttgttctatatttttgttaataacaaagataaaataatgaataattgagCAAAGTGCTTCCATTTTATTATTAGCAGTAGTATTAgttcaagaataaaataaaaatatcggaTTGATAATCGGTATCTGCAAATAGCCAAAGCTGCGGTATCGGAAGTGGAAAAAGTTGTATCGGGACATCCCTACCAAATTATTTACCTAAgggactttttcttttctttcctcgaCCTTTCTCTTCCTCTCATCACTGTATAAGTTGACTTGTTTTCTCCACCCCTTCAGTCAGTAAAACTTCATGAAAATTCTCGAAGCATGAGAGAGGCACTGTGGAGATCCGTGTGTTTATCTCTATTAGCATCTCATATTCCGCAGCACTGCTGGGGCTCTGGAAAGGTCTTCGTGTTACACTGCCTTGGTTCACTGGGCTTTTTATAGTGCACACTAGATTCCTGGCCCTGGTGTATCTCATCAACCTGTCAAGGACTGTCTCGCTAGATAAAGTTACTGAAACTTCCAAAGTCGTTTCTGACTCCCAGAGTGTGTTTTAAACATCACATCTGAGAACTTGACTACATTGTTTAATGTCCACTTCAACATTGACTAACGTTAGCCACCATCAGCACATCCATATATATAATTTGCCACCGGGGATTTCTCGACATAACGCAGCAAACCACCTATATGCTTTAGGAAGGAAACTACTTGCAGAGGCTTTGTGGTTGGCTGTTGAAGTCTGTATACTGGCCCATGCATCTCATTATTGATGTAGTACTAACAGTAGTTGAATGACTCAATTATTGAATCTCTTCCTGTCACGTTTCTTTTGTAACGTACATATGCTGTGTGTTCATTTCCAATGTTTCCTGTGTGTTGAAGAGCTCCCGTCTGCAGAGCTCTCCAAGAGGTTACAATTCAGCTGAAAGCCGTCACTCCAACTGGAAGCTCTCTACTCCTGTCTCTctgtcttcatcatcatcatcatcatcgtcatcttcaTGTGATCGAACATGGACAGGATCCAACAGTGGGGACAGAGGCAGACTTGTATATACAAaatttataaacaaattatttacaaGTTATATAAAGtggttttataataatatatgaagGATCCAAGAATCTGTTAAGCAAACATCCCAGATGGGACATCTGATtgcgtttgtttgtgtatttgcatTTTAGACCGACTCTGAGAGAAGACCGGGAACCTACTGTGGACTTCTTGGCACATCCCAAGACAGCGAGTCTAAAAGAGCAAAACTTTCCTACACTAATAGAGCAGGATATTCCAGATCCCCATCGGCATCTAAACTTGCCAGTTCTTACTCCACTTTAGGAAGTATGTCGCAGTAGTTACAAAAATACTGTAACTATAGAAAATAAAGTGTATCTATTCAGTGTATGGATTTATGGTGGATTAACGCATTGATCTTGTGTGTAGATTCTTCATGGAAATCCTCCATCAGTCCTTTGTCTagatcatcctcttcatcttTGTCCACTCCATCAGATGGTCTTTGGGCGCGCAGAGATTTGGAGAAGAGGGGGGATTCAGGACTGACCTCACTGGGGGAGTCTAGTTACCGGCCTAGCGGGTTAACTTCTTCACTGTGTATGTGCATACATCTACTCACATTTACATAGACACCGTTATCTACTAACAGTCTAGTCCTGCTGTTGTGGTCTGTTCTCTGTACTAGCCTTCTTTCTCTGATTGGTTCTAGGCATGACTGGATGACTTAAACTCACTCTTTcaaagtattttttataaaaaatgttgggatattgtttaaaaaaatgctgaatgaaaactacagttttttttattttgttcataatGTAATAAAATTCAGTAAgaagacaactttttttttttggattgggCCAATAGTTTCTTAAATAGCATCTGAAATTTTGCTGTGGTCATCTGGCCAATGCGGTTTAATTTGTATGAACACTTGGGGTGGAAACGCTTTACTGTAAattgtcagaattttttttttatattgctgatGTCATGGCATTTCTTCTAACATTATATGCCCTCCTTAGACTAAGCCCACATTAATTATAATGAAACATttgaaaatgcataattttgtcAATTCACCTTCACCCACACTTTTGAAGACTCTATcccaaatcaataattttgagaAGTGTTTGTGCGTTGGTGGGTGGACTATGAAAATGGAGGTATTTGAAAACAATGGCTTGTTTTTAGTCATGTGAAGCATTGTACTCCTTTTCAGACGTGTCCGTGTGGACGATCAACTTTAGGGAAAATGTTTAAAACTGCTAGTGGGAACTGAGGGCGAAAATTCAGTTTTAAGATATCCAAATTAATGTGGACAATAGCCTATTTTAGTGGTTTTCAACCGTGTACCTGGAGGAGAGttgcatgtctccttaatcaaacagaAACCTTGTTGGAAATCGCTGGTCTAATGTATTGCATTGTAGCCCATAATGGTAACTCTTTCATTTTTGTGCTTCAGACCGCTCTGATCGTGTTACCTCCACCTATGCACAAGGTGCTCGACCCAAAGAGAGCCAATATTTATCCCACAGAGAGAATGGTTCATCTAGTCGCCGTATCTCAGCCGAGTATCTCCCTTCTCCTCTGGAGCGCAGCTCCTACAGGATGACCTCAGATTACCAGTCTGGTCCATTCTCTCGTGATATGTCACGCTCCAGCTCTAGCTCCACCAGAACCACAGCCTCTGTCTCGGAACCATCCCAGCGCTCATCCTGGAGCTCCACCCCTTACACGGCCCTCACTGACTGTAGCTCCAGCCCTCCTTCCTCTAGCCCTGCCCCCACTCCACTTCCCGCTCAGAATGGCGGTGACTCAGATGGCAGGCGAACAACCAGGCGTCTGCTATCTCGGCTTTTCTCCCGACGCTCCAGTCAGGAATCAAACTCTACCACCAGCTCTGCCTCTGATTCAAGGTCATATGACTCAAGCCCAGATGAAGCCCCGCCCTCTGAAGCTTCTCCTGTCAATAGAGAAAATTTGGAAGCAGAGTTGAGGAACTTGGGCAGACACGGACCAGCTCTCGCTCCAGTCCAGGAGAGCTCTGATGTAGTAGAACCCGCACAGGAATCGATCAGATCTCCGACAGGCCTATCCTGGCTGAACTGGAACCGCTGTACCCCACTGTTTTCTCGTCGCAGGAGGGAAGGGCGTGATGAAAGCGCCCGCATGGACCCTCATTGTTCAACCCAATTCCCTCTTGGTGACAGAGATGGCCGTAAAACACCTGACCGGGCCACAAtttgtgatgatgatgaagatgagtcCTCTGAGGGCGCCACATCAGCACCCTCTTCTGGAGCCTCAGGTCTCTCTGCATCACTACTGCAGGACGGAGTCCGTCTGGCAGGACGAAGCCATAGCATGGGCAGACTGATGACCAGCCCACTCTTCCGTATGCCTGAGAATATGATAATTGGGGTGGGAGTGGGAGCAGAAGGAAGGAGTCGAACTGATGAGCAGCCCGCCCCCTCCAGAGACCCAGAGAGACTGCGAAAGATTCAGGAGAGGTCAGAGGGCCATTTTAATGATCTCTAATTGTTGTGATTGgggaaaaaaattacagtaaaggtATGGTTTCATTATCAAAAAAGATCCATTGTTATGAATGTAACTACGTATGAAGCACAGATTCCATATAAGGGATCACTTTTAAACCAAGTGCCGAAGTACACACTTGGATGCACTTTAGAAACTGATCAATTATGAATTACGGTTTTCTCACTGTGTACTTGTTTATAGGCTGTGTCCATTCCTGTTCCCAAAGAGCCCCTTTCCTTCAAAGTTAAGATTCAGTCTGGGGCTacacatctgtttaaatgtttctagtaatcctgaagatcttgattagctggttcaattGTGGTCAAATAGAAATGGGTCTAAACTATGAATGATTGGGCACCCTTGGTGTAGTAGGATGCTCACAATTTAATTTGCAGCTTTTATTCACACCCCCTTCCTACTATTAGCCTGCTGTTGGAGGACTCTGATGAGGA
This is a stretch of genomic DNA from Carassius carassius chromosome 10, fCarCar2.1, whole genome shotgun sequence. It encodes these proteins:
- the LOC132152066 gene encoding E3 ubiquitin-protein ligase MARCHF7-like, whose translation is MDSKSRRFPFAVSSSSSLSSPSSLSSSSSALSASRLYGRGSVLGRDRFSREASVKLDSDYQSSRLQSSPRGYNSAESRHSNWKLSTPVSLSSSSSSSSSSSCDRTWTGSNSGDRGRLTDSERRPGTYCGLLGTSQDSESKRAKLSYTNRAGYSRSPSASKLASSYSTLGNSSWKSSISPLSRSSSSSLSTPSDGLWARRDLEKRGDSGLTSLGESSYRPSGLTSSLYRSDRVTSTYAQGARPKESQYLSHRENGSSSRRISAEYLPSPLERSSYRMTSDYQSGPFSRDMSRSSSSSTRTTASVSEPSQRSSWSSTPYTALTDCSSSPPSSSPAPTPLPAQNGGDSDGRRTTRRLLSRLFSRRSSQESNSTTSSASDSRSYDSSPDEAPPSEASPVNRENLEAELRNLGRHGPALAPVQESSDVVEPAQESIRSPTGLSWLNWNRCTPLFSRRRREGRDESARMDPHCSTQFPLGDRDGRKTPDRATICDDDEDESSEGATSAPSSGASGLSASLLQDGVRLAGRSHSMGRLMTSPLFRMPENMIIGVGVGAEGRSRTDEQPAPSRDPERLRKIQESLLLEDSDEEEGDLCRICQMGEQSNSNPLIEPCKCTGSLQFVHQDCIKKWLHSKISSGSNLEAITTCELCKEKLHLNIENFDINELYRSHERSEYEFISCGLYLVVLLHLCEQRFSDVLGAVNDAGFFNLARTLHEHMDNLESSYAESDEDEVEDSRPSIDFCDLEDDDEVEEEV